The Shewanella zhangzhouensis genome has a window encoding:
- a CDS encoding SRPBCC family protein, with protein MLKKFLIVILLLIAAPFLAALFIKSDYEVSVSRTIDRPVDEVFDYLRLLKHQDEFSVWARMDPNMQQHFTGTDGEPGFVSAWESSNPDVGKGEQEIMAIVPGKRIDFALRFIEPFTSNDSAYLTTEPIEDGSTLVTWGFVGHMPYPTNLLIPLMDVESLILKDLDSGLANLKQILERPSAPQPE; from the coding sequence ATGTTGAAAAAATTCCTTATCGTGATTTTGCTGTTGATAGCCGCCCCCTTTCTCGCGGCACTGTTTATCAAGTCGGATTATGAGGTCAGTGTCAGTCGCACCATCGACCGTCCAGTTGACGAAGTCTTCGACTATCTCAGGTTGTTGAAGCATCAGGATGAATTCAGCGTCTGGGCCAGGATGGATCCCAACATGCAGCAGCATTTTACCGGCACCGATGGTGAGCCCGGTTTTGTCAGTGCCTGGGAGAGCAGCAATCCCGATGTGGGTAAAGGCGAGCAGGAAATCATGGCCATTGTGCCCGGCAAGCGAATAGATTTTGCACTGCGCTTTATCGAGCCTTTCACGTCCAACGACAGCGCCTATCTCACCACAGAACCCATCGAGGACGGCAGCACCCTGGTGACCTGGGGCTTCGTTGGACATATGCCTTACCCCACCAATCTGCTCATTCCCCTGATGGATGTGGAGTCTTTAATCCTGAAGGACCTGGATAGCGGTCTTGCCAATCTGAAACAGATATTGGAGCGGCCATCGGCGCCCCAGCCTGAATGA
- a CDS encoding cysteine-rich CWC family protein, with the protein MTNPNQCPLCKNTNECAVQSGKSIDACWCLNAAFPRQLPQDMSSCLCQRCAERLAKADTLDLKQVK; encoded by the coding sequence ATGACCAACCCCAACCAGTGCCCTCTTTGCAAAAATACCAATGAATGTGCCGTACAAAGCGGTAAGTCCATTGACGCTTGCTGGTGTTTGAACGCGGCTTTTCCCAGACAATTACCCCAAGACATGTCCTCATGTCTGTGCCAGCGCTGTGCCGAGAGGCTTGCCAAAGCAGATACATTGGATCTAAAACAGGTGAAGTAG
- the metF gene encoding methylenetetrahydrofolate reductase translates to MAFHHAQHANSLNQNLAEVGDINVSFEFFPPSTPEMEQILWNSIRRLEPLNPKFVSVTYGANSGVRDRTHGVIERIQQETQLVAAPHLTLVDASDEELLALAKNYWNQGIRNIVALRGDLPAGSPKPTRFAADLVRLLKSVADFDISVAAYPEVHPEAANAQADLVNLKRKIDAGANRAITQFFFDVESYLRFRDRCVAAGIDVEIVPGILPVTNFTQLKRFAAMTNVSIPGWLHRQFEGLENDAATRQLVGANVAIDMVKVLAREGVKDFHFYTLNRAELSYAICHTLGVRPKQD, encoded by the coding sequence ATGGCATTTCATCACGCACAACACGCAAACTCACTGAACCAGAATCTGGCTGAGGTTGGTGATATCAATGTGTCATTCGAATTTTTCCCACCCTCAACCCCTGAGATGGAGCAGATCCTGTGGAACTCCATCCGCCGTCTCGAGCCGCTGAATCCCAAATTTGTGTCTGTGACCTACGGCGCCAACTCAGGCGTGCGTGACCGTACCCACGGCGTGATTGAGCGTATCCAGCAAGAAACCCAACTGGTTGCGGCCCCGCATCTGACCCTGGTGGACGCCAGCGATGAAGAGCTGTTGGCACTGGCCAAAAATTACTGGAATCAGGGCATTCGTAATATTGTTGCGCTGCGTGGAGACTTGCCTGCCGGCAGCCCTAAACCAACCCGTTTTGCCGCCGATCTGGTTCGTTTGTTGAAGAGTGTTGCCGACTTTGATATTTCGGTGGCCGCCTATCCCGAAGTGCACCCGGAGGCCGCCAATGCGCAGGCGGATTTGGTGAATCTCAAGCGAAAAATCGATGCGGGCGCCAACCGTGCCATTACGCAGTTTTTCTTCGACGTGGAGTCTTATCTGCGTTTCCGCGACCGTTGTGTGGCCGCAGGCATAGATGTGGAAATCGTGCCGGGCATCCTGCCTGTGACCAACTTTACCCAGCTAAAGCGCTTCGCCGCCATGACCAATGTGAGCATTCCGGGTTGGTTGCACCGTCAGTTTGAAGGCTTGGAAAACGACGCCGCGACCCGTCAGCTGGTGGGCGCTAACGTGGCCATTGATATGGTGAAAGTGTTGGCCCGTGAAGGGGTGAAGGATTTCCACTTCTACACCCTGAACCGCGCCGAACTCAGCTACGCCATTTGTCACACCCTGGGGGTTCGTCCCAAGCAGGACTGA
- a CDS encoding bifunctional aspartate kinase/homoserine dehydrogenase II: MARCHLHKFGGSSLADADCYRRVAHILLTQGHSDDLVVVSAAGKTTNFLYKLLSLRDAKALWQEELQVLISYQQNLIEQLLSAEQARYLRERLSTDKAQLVSLLSLETLNDYQTSHVVSFGERWSARLMAALLRESGVAASHVDACSILVADEGAVPNIREQESREKVAAMLAEHENERIVITGFICANPAGETLLLGRNGSDFSATLIASLADIERVTIWTDVEGVFNADPNKINDAKLLKSMSLAEADRLARLGSPVLHSRTLQPLFNTQVSMAVRSSYAPHTDFTLVAPTSSQASAPVVTNLSEVALFCLTTQVDADALLATLAASGLTPLASWQGSRGGLELAYTPENQKQVNAFLKANSEAYGLGDVSISDDFGLVALVSADAVLYRKSFARLLSREAKPLYHDSLSLVTLVPKAQVNLLTQKVHRRCAGPRKRIGVILLGVGNIGEAWVSLFRRAQSSLCRELEARIELLGLVSSSRAYINNAGVHLDNWKTEFEEYATDWQYGQLFDALSTLNCDELVALDISASASLTLQYPEFFARGIHVVSANKLAGSGPLPFYRDLKQQLGNRRLYWRYNASCGAGLPVQHALNDLHNSGDSVEAVGGIFSGTLCWLFEHYDGQRPFSELVIEARGLGITEPDPRDDLSGRDMQRKLLILAREIGLDLELDDIQVESPVPQHLAELPLDEFLARIDELDTPMADALAAAAAEGKVLRYIAALDRAGGQLTARVGLQWVDKAHPYANLTPGDNVFVIRSTFYQGNPLIIRGPGAGREVTAAAVQSDLVQICRDLLQD; encoded by the coding sequence ATGGCGCGTTGTCATTTGCATAAGTTTGGTGGCTCCAGTCTGGCCGATGCCGATTGTTACCGCCGCGTGGCCCATATCCTGTTGACCCAGGGCCACAGCGACGATCTGGTGGTGGTGTCCGCCGCCGGTAAAACCACCAACTTTTTGTATAAGCTGCTTTCGCTGCGTGATGCCAAAGCGCTGTGGCAGGAAGAATTGCAGGTGCTGATAAGCTATCAGCAAAACCTGATTGAACAATTGCTGAGTGCCGAGCAGGCCCGTTATCTGCGAGAGCGTCTGTCCACCGATAAGGCGCAGCTGGTCAGCCTCTTGTCACTGGAAACCCTCAACGACTATCAAACCAGCCATGTGGTGAGCTTTGGCGAGCGTTGGTCCGCCAGGTTGATGGCGGCGCTGTTGCGTGAATCCGGCGTGGCGGCAAGCCATGTGGATGCCTGCAGCATACTGGTGGCAGATGAAGGTGCCGTGCCCAATATTCGCGAGCAGGAGTCCCGCGAAAAAGTGGCCGCCATGCTGGCGGAACATGAAAACGAACGCATCGTAATCACTGGCTTTATCTGCGCTAATCCCGCCGGTGAAACCCTGCTGCTGGGCCGTAATGGGTCTGACTTTTCCGCGACCCTGATTGCCAGTCTGGCGGATATCGAACGGGTCACCATCTGGACCGATGTGGAAGGGGTGTTCAACGCCGACCCGAATAAGATAAACGATGCCAAGTTGCTCAAGAGCATGTCTCTGGCTGAGGCTGACCGCTTGGCGCGATTGGGTTCCCCCGTGCTGCACAGCCGCACACTGCAGCCCCTTTTTAACACCCAGGTGAGCATGGCGGTGCGCTCAAGCTATGCCCCCCATACCGACTTCACCCTGGTTGCTCCAACCAGCTCTCAGGCCAGTGCTCCCGTGGTGACTAACCTCTCTGAAGTGGCGCTCTTTTGCCTCACGACTCAGGTCGACGCCGATGCCCTGTTGGCAACTTTGGCTGCCTCTGGGTTAACACCGCTGGCAAGCTGGCAGGGTTCCCGTGGTGGCTTGGAGCTGGCATATACCCCGGAAAATCAAAAGCAGGTCAACGCCTTTTTAAAGGCCAACTCTGAAGCATATGGTCTGGGCGATGTGTCCATCAGCGACGATTTTGGTTTGGTGGCACTGGTGAGCGCCGATGCGGTGCTTTACCGCAAGAGTTTTGCCCGCCTGCTCAGCCGCGAGGCCAAGCCTTTGTATCATGACAGCCTGAGTCTGGTGACCCTGGTGCCCAAGGCCCAGGTAAACCTGCTCACGCAAAAGGTGCACCGCCGCTGCGCCGGGCCGCGCAAGCGCATCGGGGTAATCCTCCTTGGGGTGGGCAATATCGGCGAAGCCTGGGTCAGCCTGTTTCGCCGGGCGCAGAGCAGCCTGTGCCGTGAGCTGGAGGCGCGCATTGAGCTTTTGGGGCTGGTCAGTTCATCCCGCGCCTACATCAATAATGCCGGTGTGCACCTGGACAACTGGAAAACCGAGTTCGAGGAATACGCCACCGACTGGCAATACGGGCAGTTGTTCGATGCCTTATCGACCCTTAATTGCGATGAGTTGGTTGCGCTGGACATCAGCGCCAGTGCCAGCCTGACCTTGCAGTACCCGGAGTTCTTTGCCCGTGGTATTCATGTGGTCAGTGCCAACAAGCTGGCAGGCTCTGGTCCCTTACCCTTCTATCGCGATCTCAAGCAGCAGCTGGGTAACCGTCGTCTCTATTGGCGCTACAACGCCAGCTGCGGAGCCGGTTTGCCGGTGCAGCATGCGCTTAACGATTTACACAACAGTGGTGACAGCGTTGAGGCTGTGGGCGGGATTTTTTCCGGTACGCTCTGTTGGCTTTTCGAGCACTATGACGGTCAGCGTCCGTTTTCTGAATTGGTGATTGAGGCCCGTGGCCTTGGTATCACTGAACCGGATCCGCGGGACGATCTTTCCGGTCGCGATATGCAGCGCAAACTGCTAATCCTTGCGCGGGAAATCGGCCTGGATCTGGAGCTGGACGATATTCAGGTGGAGTCCCCTGTGCCGCAGCATCTGGCGGAGCTGCCGCTGGATGAGTTTCTTGCCCGCATTGATGAACTCGATACCCCAATGGCTGATGCCTTGGCAGCTGCCGCGGCCGAGGGCAAGGTGCTGCGCTATATCGCCGCACTGGACAGAGCCGGTGGTCAGTTAACGGCACGGGTAGGTTTGCAGTGGGTTGATAAGGCACACCCTTATGCCAATCTCACCCCGGGTGACAACGTGTTTGTGATCCGCAGTACTTTCTATCAGGGTAATCCCTTGATTATCAGGGGTCCAGGCGCCGGTCGTGAGGTAACAGCCGCGGCGGTTCAATCTGATCTGGTGCAGATCTGTCGGGATCTCTTGCAGGACTGA
- the metB gene encoding cystathionine gamma-synthase, which yields MTQRKAATIAVRQGIESDTQHGAVVPPIYLSTNYSFDGHKNPRKFDYSRSGNPTRCILGEALAELEQGATGVITCTGMAAITLVTSLLGPDDLLVVPHDCYGGSYRLFTNLAKKGAFKLAVVDQTDDAALAAVIAQKPRMVWLETPSNPLLRVVDIQAISAASHKVGALVVVDNTFLSPILQQPLLLGADIVIHSTTKYINGHSDVVGGAVIAKDAELGETLHWWSNTLGLTGSAFDSYLTLRGIRTLGVRVREHQSNAQRIVEVLKNSPQVSKVYYPGLADHPGHEIAARQQKGFGAMLSFELVGGEKEVVAFLEALQHFSVAESLGGVESLVAVPATMTHRAMVPEARAEAGIKDTLLRLSVGIEDAEDLVADIQAGLAAVAAC from the coding sequence ATGACACAGCGCAAAGCAGCCACCATAGCGGTGCGTCAGGGCATAGAGAGCGACACCCAGCACGGTGCCGTGGTTCCTCCCATCTATTTATCGACCAATTATTCCTTCGATGGCCACAAGAATCCGCGCAAATTCGACTACAGCCGCTCCGGTAACCCAACCCGCTGTATTCTGGGCGAGGCGTTGGCCGAGCTGGAACAGGGTGCGACTGGCGTTATAACGTGCACCGGCATGGCCGCCATTACCCTGGTGACCAGCCTTCTGGGGCCGGACGATCTTCTGGTCGTGCCCCATGATTGTTACGGTGGCAGCTATCGCCTCTTTACCAACCTTGCCAAAAAAGGGGCCTTTAAGCTGGCCGTGGTCGACCAGACCGACGATGCTGCGCTGGCGGCCGTGATTGCCCAAAAGCCGCGCATGGTATGGCTCGAAACCCCATCCAATCCGCTGCTGCGGGTGGTGGATATTCAGGCCATCAGTGCTGCCAGCCACAAAGTTGGTGCACTGGTGGTGGTGGACAACACCTTCCTGTCGCCCATTTTGCAGCAGCCACTGCTTTTGGGCGCCGATATAGTGATTCACTCCACTACCAAGTACATCAATGGCCACAGCGATGTGGTGGGCGGCGCCGTGATTGCCAAAGATGCCGAACTGGGCGAGACCCTGCACTGGTGGTCCAACACCCTGGGCCTTACCGGCAGTGCCTTTGACAGTTATCTCACCCTGCGTGGTATCCGTACCCTGGGCGTACGGGTGCGCGAGCATCAATCCAATGCCCAGCGCATAGTGGAAGTGCTGAAAAACAGCCCCCAGGTGAGCAAGGTGTATTACCCGGGCCTTGCGGACCACCCTGGCCATGAGATAGCCGCACGGCAACAAAAAGGCTTTGGCGCTATGCTGAGTTTTGAGCTGGTGGGCGGCGAAAAAGAAGTGGTGGCTTTCCTCGAAGCCTTACAGCACTTCAGTGTGGCCGAAAGCCTGGGCGGCGTTGAGTCGCTGGTTGCCGTGCCCGCTACTATGACCCACAGAGCCATGGTGCCGGAAGCCCGCGCCGAGGCCGGAATAAAAGACACCCTGCTGCGCCTGTCGGTGGGGATTGAAGATGCAGAAGATTTAGTGGCCGATATCCAAGCCGGCCTGGCTGCCGTAGCAGCCTGTTGA
- the metJ gene encoding met regulon transcriptional regulator MetJ, with protein MTEWNGDYISPYAEHGKKNEQVKKITVSIPLKVLKILTDERTRRQVNNLRHATNSELLCEAFLHAYTGQPLPNDDDLSKDKPDSIPSEAKKLMDEMGIEWEDME; from the coding sequence ATGACTGAGTGGAATGGCGATTACATCAGCCCCTATGCTGAGCACGGCAAAAAGAATGAGCAAGTGAAAAAGATCACCGTGTCTATTCCTTTAAAAGTGTTGAAGATCCTCACTGACGAACGTACCCGTCGCCAGGTGAACAACCTTCGTCACGCCACCAACAGTGAACTGCTGTGTGAAGCTTTTTTGCATGCTTACACCGGCCAGCCACTGCCAAACGACGATGATCTGTCCAAGGACAAACCCGACTCCATCCCATCAGAGGCGAAAAAACTGATGGATGAGATGGGCATCGAATGGGAAGACATGGAATAA
- a CDS encoding sulfite exporter TauE/SafE family protein, giving the protein MFPDLITLVLALLIIFSGALIQSLIGFGLAVVASPLLYLVEPELVPVPVILMGFSIALLTLLRERSALEFAGLQYALLGRIPGGILGASLLLMAPQSILGLAIAVIVALAVMLSLMKISAPINRLTLFIAGTVSGVFGTIAAIGGPPMAILLAGKDPNKFRAALSAFFIFSSLIALSILAFAGLVTVAQLQWSVILLPAVFCGYWVAGRLLGRVDKQKTRVATLVLCSISALVLATKSLVVLLAS; this is encoded by the coding sequence ATGTTTCCCGACCTCATCACCCTGGTCCTTGCCCTGCTGATTATCTTCAGTGGTGCCCTTATCCAAAGCCTGATTGGCTTTGGTCTTGCCGTGGTTGCCAGCCCACTGCTGTATCTGGTTGAACCCGAACTGGTGCCCGTGCCCGTTATTCTGATGGGCTTCTCCATTGCCCTACTCACTTTGCTCAGGGAACGCAGCGCTCTGGAGTTTGCCGGTCTGCAATATGCCCTGCTTGGACGCATTCCTGGGGGTATTCTGGGTGCCAGCCTGCTGCTGATGGCCCCACAATCCATACTGGGACTCGCCATTGCCGTGATTGTAGCGCTGGCCGTGATGCTGAGCCTGATGAAAATCAGCGCTCCCATCAATCGCCTGACCCTGTTTATCGCCGGCACTGTGTCCGGTGTCTTTGGCACCATAGCCGCCATTGGCGGCCCACCGATGGCGATTCTGCTGGCCGGTAAAGACCCCAATAAATTCCGCGCGGCCCTGTCGGCATTTTTTATCTTCAGCTCATTGATAGCCTTGAGTATCCTGGCCTTTGCCGGATTGGTTACTGTGGCGCAGCTCCAATGGTCAGTCATACTGTTACCCGCGGTATTTTGCGGCTACTGGGTGGCGGGTCGGCTCCTTGGGCGGGTCGATAAACAAAAAACCAGAGTCGCTACCCTGGTTCTTTGCTCAATCAGTGCACTGGTGCTGGCGACCAAGTCGCTTGTGGTATTGCTGGCCAGCTAA
- a CDS encoding conjugal transfer protein TraF, translating to MKMKLIAASLGLILCPYSFAAQDVFEARSDALGGTGVASASLEAAPWMNPALLSLPGYTEGDFGLLIPVLGAEVSDQDNMTDKFDTLEDNYDGLDAAIDRGDVDAIDSFRQALLGDLRGLDGNTAYASAGIGFSFAMPTKGISWGVYYRSYLDGIAVADISDADIQLLEALDPQAPPALEDLTSQGRVIAGASSELALSVSLPLSIVNMPVTVGLTPKLQRLDSFNYAVSANNFDAGDFDSDDYRNDDTGFNLDAGIALMPMEGLTLGLVGRNLIERELDTIESEGVSATYRAGPMVTFGAAFQTGNWQLSSDLDLMDNEKFVGLEGTKYWRLGAEWHALDWLSLRVGYRQDLNNMTADLYSFGTGFQIGSGFKLDLAGMWGDNDTLGAVLQSSYHF from the coding sequence ATGAAGATGAAACTCATCGCCGCCTCGTTGGGGCTGATACTCTGTCCGTACAGCTTTGCTGCCCAGGATGTATTTGAAGCCCGAAGTGACGCCCTGGGCGGCACGGGTGTGGCGTCAGCCAGTTTGGAGGCGGCCCCCTGGATGAACCCGGCGCTCCTGTCTTTGCCCGGTTACACCGAAGGGGACTTTGGGCTGCTTATTCCCGTGCTTGGGGCCGAGGTCTCTGACCAGGATAATATGACAGACAAGTTCGATACCCTCGAAGATAATTATGACGGCCTGGATGCGGCAATCGACAGAGGGGATGTGGATGCCATCGACAGCTTTCGCCAAGCCCTGCTGGGTGATTTACGGGGGCTGGATGGCAATACCGCTTATGCCTCTGCCGGCATAGGATTCAGTTTTGCCATGCCCACCAAAGGGATTAGCTGGGGTGTGTATTACCGCAGTTACCTCGATGGCATTGCCGTGGCGGATATCAGCGATGCCGACATCCAGCTTTTGGAAGCCCTGGACCCACAAGCACCCCCTGCGCTGGAGGATTTAACTTCCCAGGGACGGGTGATTGCTGGTGCCTCGTCTGAGCTGGCGCTTTCGGTCAGCTTGCCGTTATCCATAGTCAATATGCCCGTGACCGTGGGCCTGACCCCCAAACTGCAGCGGCTCGACAGTTTTAATTATGCCGTCAGCGCCAACAATTTCGATGCCGGTGATTTCGACAGCGACGACTATCGCAACGATGACACGGGCTTTAACCTGGATGCCGGTATTGCCTTGATGCCGATGGAAGGACTGACCCTGGGGCTGGTGGGCCGCAACCTGATTGAGCGTGAGCTGGATACCATAGAGTCAGAAGGGGTCAGTGCAACCTACAGGGCAGGGCCCATGGTCACCTTTGGCGCCGCGTTTCAAACCGGCAATTGGCAGCTGAGTTCAGATCTGGACTTGATGGACAACGAGAAATTTGTGGGTCTTGAGGGCACCAAATATTGGCGTTTGGGCGCTGAATGGCATGCACTGGACTGGTTGTCGCTGCGGGTGGGTTACCGTCAGGATCTCAATAATATGACGGCCGATCTCTATTCGTTTGGTACCGGCTTTCAGATAGGTTCAGGATTCAAGCTGGATCTGGCCGGTATGTGGGGAGATAACGACACCCTGGGCGCAGTGCTGCAAAGCTCCTATCACTTTTAA
- the nrfD gene encoding NrfD/PsrC family molybdoenzyme membrane anchor subunit, whose amino-acid sequence MNNIWGDMSQYDGITWHWVIAVYLFMAGLSAGSLLMGIGLRWYRGQTQGSGLSLGESAVLKAAALIAPIAICLGMLCLVFDLTKPFHFWLILINYNLSSVMSIGVIALLVYIPLTFAYALVVLKDELPKCGLGFLGGLADSLGKLRGMLEGALFVLSLVVGAYTGFLISAMNAYPMLNTAVLPALFLVSGLSAGAAANSLLAVLMFGGDKHGSQASGDHSGDLERQHAFELPVMGMEMLFLFMLFTALYFKGGAAAAALASLSGGLWASVFWIGVVAIGFGVPLLMRLSGKHGRSAMVTAACASLIGVLALRHFILYAGQSYLS is encoded by the coding sequence ATGAACAATATCTGGGGTGATATGAGTCAGTACGACGGCATTACCTGGCATTGGGTGATTGCGGTGTACCTCTTTATGGCCGGTTTGTCGGCGGGCAGTTTGCTGATGGGGATTGGTCTGCGCTGGTATCGAGGCCAAACCCAGGGCAGCGGCCTGAGCCTGGGTGAAAGCGCCGTGCTCAAGGCTGCTGCCTTGATTGCGCCAATCGCCATTTGCCTTGGGATGCTGTGTCTGGTGTTTGACCTGACCAAGCCGTTCCACTTCTGGCTGATCCTGATTAACTACAACTTGAGCTCTGTGATGTCGATTGGGGTGATAGCGCTTTTGGTTTACATTCCGCTGACCTTTGCCTATGCGCTGGTGGTGCTCAAAGATGAGCTGCCAAAGTGTGGTCTGGGCTTCCTCGGTGGCCTTGCCGATAGCCTTGGCAAGCTTCGCGGCATGCTGGAAGGTGCGCTCTTTGTGCTGTCGCTGGTGGTGGGGGCCTATACCGGTTTCCTGATTTCTGCGATGAATGCCTATCCTATGCTCAATACCGCGGTGCTGCCTGCGCTGTTTTTGGTGTCTGGCTTATCGGCGGGAGCTGCGGCCAACAGCTTACTGGCAGTACTGATGTTTGGTGGCGATAAGCATGGCAGCCAGGCTTCGGGTGACCACTCTGGCGACCTTGAGCGGCAGCACGCCTTTGAACTGCCGGTGATGGGCATGGAAATGCTGTTCCTGTTTATGCTGTTTACTGCGCTGTATTTCAAAGGTGGCGCAGCGGCGGCGGCCCTGGCATCCCTCTCTGGCGGACTCTGGGCATCGGTGTTCTGGATTGGGGTAGTGGCTATCGGCTTTGGGGTGCCGCTGCTGATGCGCCTCAGCGGTAAACATGGTCGCAGCGCCATGGTAACTGCGGCCTGCGCCAGCCTGATTGGGGTGCTTGCACTGCGGCATTTCATCCTTTACGCCGGTCAATCTTATCTGTCTTGA
- a CDS encoding 4Fe-4S dicluster domain-containing protein, which yields MSKRYVMVHDENKCIGCQACSVACRSINQVPDGVSRLQVRIEGPFGEAPHLHFKYNRVSCQQCEDAPCVKVCPTGAAYVGDDGIVSIKADKCVGCMYCVAACPYKVRFMNPETRVADKCNFCKETRLARGEQPACVTVCPTDALCFGDAADPASEVSKLLATKVSYQDKTHLGTKPRLYRIPAKRGGI from the coding sequence ATGAGCAAAAGATACGTAATGGTGCACGACGAGAACAAGTGCATCGGCTGTCAGGCTTGCAGCGTGGCTTGCCGCAGCATCAATCAGGTACCCGATGGAGTTAGCCGCTTGCAGGTGCGCATCGAAGGCCCCTTTGGCGAGGCGCCCCATTTGCACTTCAAGTACAACCGGGTGTCGTGCCAGCAGTGTGAGGATGCGCCCTGCGTCAAGGTGTGCCCAACCGGCGCCGCCTATGTTGGCGACGATGGCATTGTGTCTATCAAGGCCGACAAGTGCGTGGGCTGCATGTACTGCGTGGCCGCCTGTCCCTACAAGGTGCGCTTTATGAACCCTGAAACCAGGGTCGCGGACAAGTGTAACTTCTGTAAGGAAACCCGTCTTGCCCGGGGTGAACAACCCGCCTGTGTCACAGTGTGCCCCACAGATGCACTCTGTTTCGGTGATGCCGCAGACCCTGCCAGCGAGGTGTCCAAACTGCTGGCCACCAAGGTGAGCTATCAGGACAAGACACATCTTGGCACCAAACCCAGGCTGTACCGTATTCCAGCCAAGCGTGGAGGTATCTGA